The Colletes latitarsis isolate SP2378_abdomen chromosome 1, iyColLati1, whole genome shotgun sequence genome has a segment encoding these proteins:
- the LOC143340621 gene encoding uncharacterized protein LOC143340621, with translation MATLYPNLNEKFKSEGICPICLMEMELAPRYTCDNGHTICYRCKPYYYACPTCQAPMNVVMPVSQNSASYTPPPTHFLPHPFPPKFHNDHPSAPVEDFLNHERLAYPPAPPEHQELRTCAYANFGCWVRVPVYLIDLHESRCQFRPHLEEESLPTDVAHMHDDLVECKHRIVGCKVKTSPWRISIHEDHCHYKLRYELMNDITESLDHVSIVTDGDDGDPEELVECKFRKYGCMVNMPRRRKQIHQEKCNYGKYHQEDESSEESEYDPDEQVTCKWAEHGCRVRPKRCRAETHEEKCNYRMEECSFKDNGCTAMFHPSRKYAHERSCEFNY, from the exons ATGGCTACGCTGTACCCAAACCTGAACGAGAAATTCAAAAGCGAGGGCATATGTCCGATCTGCCTGATGGAGATGGAATTGGCGCCCCGTTACACCTGCGACAATGGACACACGATTTGTTATCGCTGCAAACCTTATTATTACGCCTGTCCCACCTGTCAGGCGCCAATGAACGTGGTGATGCCAGTTTCTCAGAACAGCGCGTCTTACACACCGCCTCCCACTCACTTTTTGCCGCATCCCTTCCCACCGAAATTCCACAATGATCATCCGAGTGCACCTGTAGAAGATTTCCTTAATCACGAGAGACTCGCGTATCCGCCTGCTCCCCCCGAACATCAGGAACTGAGGACCTGTGCGTACGCTAATTTTGGATGCTGGGTTAGGGTACCGGTATACTTGATAGATCTGCACGAATCTCG ATGTCAATTTCGCCCACACTTGGAGGAAGAGAGTCTTCCCACGGACGTGGCTCACATGCACGACGACCTGGTCGAGTGCAAGCATCGTATTGTCGGGTGTAAAGTGAAGACCTCGCCCTGGAGGATTTCCATCCACGAGGATCACTGCCATTACAAACTCCGTTACGAGTTGATGAACGATATCACCgagagtctggatcacgtaagcATCGTCACCGACGGAGACGACGGCGACCCGGAAGAGTTGGTGGAATGCAAGTTCAGGAAGTACGGTTGCATGGTCAACATGCCTAGGAGACGAAAACAGATCCACCAGGAAAAGTGCAACTATGGAAAGTACCATCAAGAGGACGAGTCCTCGGAAGAAAGCGAGTACGATCCCGACGAGCAAGTCACGTGCAAATGGGCCGAACACGGTTGCAGAGTAAGACCGAAACGCTGTCGCGCGGAGACGCACGAGGAAAAGTGCAATTACAGAATGGAGGAATGCAGCTTTAAGGATAACGGATGCACGGCTATGTTCCATCCGTCCAGGAAATATGCTCACGAGAGGTCTTGCGagtttaattattaa